The sequence below is a genomic window from Lysobacter stagni.
CCGCAACGGTAAGCGAGATCAGGCACGGCACACCGCCACTGTGCGATTGCATGGGAAGGCGCCGCGCCCGAGGGAAACCTCCACTCGCAAGCCCGGAGACCGGCCTGCAGGCAAGGGTCGTCACGGCCCGACACTGGTTGCGATGCGGAGGGCGTCGCGGCGGCGTTGCCGGCGCGCATTCCGTCCCCGTCACGCAGCCCGGTTCTCTCCACGACTTTCCGTCATGCCGACGCGGCACGTCCGCGCGCTGGAGAACCCACGATGTCCCTGCGTTGTTCCGCCCCGATCCACGCCCTCGCGCTTGCCTGTTCGCTCGCGCTGCCGTCCCTCGTCCACGCGCAGGCGCCCGCCACCGACCTCGACGAGGTGGTGGTCACGGCCAATCGCACGGCTGTCAGCGTCAATGACGCGCTGACGCCGGTGGAGGTGATCGACGCCGAAGCGATCCGTCGCAGCCAGGCGCGCTCGCTGCCGGAACTGCTGCAGGGCCGCGCCGGCATTTCGATGTCCAACCAGGGCGGACAGGGCAAGCTGACCACGCTGTTCCTGCGCGGCGCCGAATCCGACCACGTGCTGGTGCTGGTCGACGGCATCCGCATCGGTTCCTCGACCTCGGGCCTGGCCTCGTTCCAGGACCTGCCGGTGGAGATGATCGATCGCGTGGAAATCGTGCGCGGCCCGCGCGCCAGCCTGTACGGCAGCGACGCCATCGGCGGCGTCATCCAGGTGTTCACGCGCCGGGACCGCGGCGGCTTCGTGCCGCGCGTGCGCGTGGAAGGCGGCAGCAACGACAGCTTCGGCTACGGCATGGGCTTCGGCGGTGCGAACGAACGCGCTTGGTACGGCGCCGACTACCAGCACAGCCGCACCAGCGGCATCAACGCCTGCAACGGCTACTTCGATCCGGACACATTCGACGGCGCGGGCTGCTTCATCCTGCCCGACTCGCAACCCGACCGCGACGGCTACACCAAGGACGCGTTGTCGTTGCGCGGTGGCGTGACGATCAACGAACAATGGACGCTTGAAGGCCACGCGCTGCGCAACGAAGGCGACAACGAATACGACGGCGACTTCGCCGACCGTTCCGAGACGGTGCAGCAGGTCATTGGCGGCAAGCTGCGCTGGCGTCCGAGCGAGCGCGTTGACCTGCACCTCACCGCGGGCCGCAACGTCGATGCCTCCGACAATTTCCTTGGCGATGCATTCGTCGACTT
It includes:
- the btuB gene encoding TonB-dependent vitamin B12 receptor; amino-acid sequence: MSLRCSAPIHALALACSLALPSLVHAQAPATDLDEVVVTANRTAVSVNDALTPVEVIDAEAIRRSQARSLPELLQGRAGISMSNQGGQGKLTTLFLRGAESDHVLVLVDGIRIGSSTSGLASFQDLPVEMIDRVEIVRGPRASLYGSDAIGGVIQVFTRRDRGGFVPRVRVEGGSNDSFGYGMGFGGANERAWYGADYQHSRTSGINACNGYFDPDTFDGAGCFILPDSQPDRDGYTKDALSLRGGVTINEQWTLEGHALRNEGDNEYDGDFADRSETVQQVIGGKLRWRPSERVDLHLTAGRNVDASDNFLGDAFVDFFSTDRDSATLQGDFGLASGQLLTLGLDWLRDSVDATTQYDETERANKAAFVQYQGHFGAQSLEASVRRDDNDQFGGHTTGSGAWGLTFAEHWRVRAGVGTAFKAPTFNELYFPFFSNPDLDPEESETWELGLAWLGDGITVNLDTFTTDVDDLIAFDASQNRPNNVDSARMRGAELGVQATVEQWDIAGSVSWLDTENRSGVFEGNELARRARNSGRIDIDRAFGDFRVGVTASGEGPRFDDVANTRRLAGYGTLDLRAEYALTPALTLQGRVSNVFDREYETVSFYNQPGREWWLTLRYAPAD